A window of the Xiashengella succiniciproducens genome harbors these coding sequences:
- a CDS encoding biotin--[acetyl-CoA-carboxylase] ligase, translated as MQAPKIEYFKSLDSTNQQLKEMATERSIAEFTSVVADYQTAGRGRQGTRWESTEGLNLTFSFLIKPYFIDINNQFEITQLITLSILDVLKPFGNEFRIKWPNDIYSGDKKLAGILIENNLKGRQISSSIIGIGLNLNQVTFSPDIPNPISLCQISGKTHDRDTVMKDILNSFIKRYSEFATIQDPIQLFDEYYANLYRNRGMHSYRDENGVFEASFHSVKPEGHLVLRLPDGSLREYAFKEVEFVI; from the coding sequence ATGCAAGCTCCTAAGATTGAATATTTTAAATCACTCGACTCTACTAACCAGCAGCTTAAAGAGATGGCTACTGAACGCTCAATAGCGGAGTTTACATCGGTGGTTGCAGACTACCAGACGGCAGGCAGGGGCCGTCAAGGTACCAGATGGGAAAGTACCGAAGGATTGAACCTTACCTTCTCATTCCTCATCAAGCCCTATTTCATTGATATAAACAACCAATTTGAAATAACCCAGCTAATCACTCTGTCCATCCTTGATGTGCTAAAGCCATTTGGAAATGAATTCAGAATCAAGTGGCCCAATGATATCTATTCAGGTGATAAAAAACTTGCAGGAATCCTAATTGAAAACAATCTCAAAGGCAGGCAGATATCCTCTTCAATAATAGGAATCGGTCTAAACCTCAATCAGGTGACCTTCAGCCCAGATATACCAAATCCCATTTCCCTGTGTCAGATCAGTGGAAAGACCCACGACAGGGACACTGTAATGAAGGATATCCTCAATTCATTTATAAAACGTTATTCGGAATTTGCCACTATTCAGGATCCCATACAGCTCTTCGACGAATACTATGCCAACCTCTATCGCAACAGGGGTATGCACAGCTATAGGGATGAAAATGGCGTTTTTGAGGCAAGCTTTCACTCTGTAAAACCAGAGGGGCATTTAGTACTAAGGCTGCCTGACGGCAGCCTTAGGGAATATGCATTTAAAGAGGTGGAATTTGTTATCTGA
- the rsfS gene encoding ribosome silencing factor codes for MAEKQETLSSKQLVEAVIEGIQERKGVNITVLDLTSIENTITDYFVICDGDSNIHVDSIADSVVEYVREYYSQKPYHVEGRENAQWVLIDYLNVVVHVFQRRIREFYNLEALWADAGRRDIPNPELFRQ; via the coding sequence ATGGCAGAAAAACAAGAAACTCTTAGCTCAAAGCAACTTGTAGAAGCAGTAATTGAAGGGATTCAGGAGAGGAAGGGTGTTAACATTACTGTTCTCGACTTGACTTCAATAGAGAACACAATCACAGACTATTTTGTTATATGTGACGGCGACAGCAATATTCATGTTGATTCTATTGCAGATTCAGTAGTTGAATATGTTAGGGAATACTACAGTCAAAAGCCTTACCATGTGGAAGGGCGTGAGAATGCGCAGTGGGTGCTAATCGACTATTTGAATGTTGTCGTTCATGTGTTCCAACGCAGGATCAGGGAGTTTTATAATCTGGAGGCATTGTGGGCTGATGCCGGACGCAGGGATATCCCCAATCCGGAATTATTCAGACAATAA
- the ftsH gene encoding ATP-dependent zinc metalloprotease FtsH, producing the protein MAEEKKNINKEKDRQGGTPKLPQFNVYWIYAIIFAVLIGITMLGGGQTPKTVPWSVFENKVLPGGDVSKIVVISNKGEAEVTLNEDALSKYSDILGDNKRFPRTGPHLLVKIPSIDIFYEARKTVEDTQGIVIPYEFEDRTNMFRDFFVMMLPFLLIIGIWVFFFRRMSSQGGSGGSGGIFSVGKSKARMFDKDSGISVTFKDVAGLAEAKIELEEIVEFLKKPEKFTELGGKIPKGALLVGPPGTGKTLLAKAVAGEANVPFFSMSGSDFVEMFVGVGASRVRDLFKKAKEKAPCIVFIDEIDAIGRARGKNVNFGGNDERENTLNQLLTEMDGFASNSGVIILAATNRADILDRALMRAGRFDRQIAVELPDLNERKEIFEVHLRPLRLAEDVQSEFMARQTPGFSGADIANVCNEAALIAARKSKKLVGKEDFLDAVDRIVGGLEKKNKIISKDEKRAVAYHESGHATISWLLEHAHPLVKVTIVPRGKALGAAWYLPEERSLNTYEQMLDEMCATLGGRAAEEVVFGRISTGALNDLEKVTRQATAMVSFFGMSPKIGNLSYYDSTGQSDYTFSKPYSEMTAQVIDEEIKRIVEEQYQRAKDILTANMEKLNQLAGLLLEKEVIFSEDLEHIFGKRQVTGHVIDEENHEAKEHSGGSEDNEDSVTQSADNV; encoded by the coding sequence ATGGCAGAAGAGAAGAAAAATATTAACAAGGAAAAAGACAGACAGGGTGGTACGCCTAAGCTGCCGCAGTTCAATGTATATTGGATCTATGCGATAATCTTTGCAGTACTTATAGGCATCACTATGCTTGGTGGTGGACAAACCCCTAAGACCGTTCCATGGAGCGTTTTTGAAAACAAAGTGCTTCCGGGCGGGGATGTTTCCAAGATAGTAGTAATATCTAACAAGGGTGAGGCAGAGGTAACATTAAACGAGGACGCATTAAGTAAGTACAGTGATATTCTCGGTGATAACAAAAGGTTTCCCCGCACTGGACCTCACCTGTTAGTAAAGATCCCAAGCATTGATATCTTTTACGAGGCACGTAAGACTGTTGAGGATACCCAGGGTATTGTTATACCTTATGAATTTGAGGATCGGACTAATATGTTTCGTGACTTCTTTGTAATGATGCTTCCCTTCTTGCTCATCATAGGTATCTGGGTTTTCTTCTTCAGGAGGATGAGTTCCCAAGGCGGAAGTGGTGGTTCAGGCGGCATTTTCAGCGTTGGAAAATCAAAGGCTCGTATGTTTGACAAAGACAGCGGCATCTCCGTTACTTTCAAGGATGTTGCAGGTCTTGCAGAAGCCAAGATAGAGCTTGAAGAGATAGTTGAATTTCTTAAGAAGCCCGAGAAGTTTACCGAACTAGGTGGTAAAATACCCAAAGGAGCCCTGCTTGTAGGCCCTCCCGGAACTGGAAAAACCCTTCTTGCAAAGGCTGTTGCAGGTGAGGCCAACGTCCCTTTCTTCAGCATGTCGGGTTCTGACTTTGTTGAAATGTTTGTTGGTGTTGGTGCTTCAAGGGTGCGTGACCTGTTCAAAAAGGCCAAGGAGAAAGCTCCCTGTATCGTCTTTATCGATGAGATTGATGCCATAGGTCGTGCCAGGGGCAAGAACGTCAACTTCGGCGGTAATGATGAGCGTGAGAATACTCTCAACCAGCTGCTTACCGAGATGGATGGTTTTGCATCCAACAGTGGTGTTATTATACTTGCTGCGACCAACCGTGCAGATATACTTGACAGGGCTCTTATGCGTGCCGGCCGGTTCGACAGGCAGATTGCTGTCGAACTGCCTGATCTTAACGAACGCAAGGAGATCTTTGAGGTTCACCTTCGTCCGCTTCGTCTGGCTGAGGATGTACAGTCAGAGTTTATGGCACGTCAGACCCCGGGATTCTCAGGTGCTGACATTGCAAATGTATGTAATGAAGCTGCCCTGATAGCAGCCAGAAAGAGCAAGAAACTTGTAGGCAAGGAAGACTTCCTCGATGCTGTCGACCGCATCGTTGGTGGTCTTGAAAAGAAAAACAAGATAATATCAAAGGATGAGAAAAGGGCTGTAGCTTATCACGAGTCGGGCCATGCTACTATAAGCTGGCTGCTTGAGCATGCTCATCCTCTTGTTAAAGTCACTATTGTGCCTCGTGGGAAAGCGCTGGGTGCAGCCTGGTACCTGCCCGAGGAGAGGTCCCTCAATACCTATGAGCAAATGCTCGATGAGATGTGTGCGACCCTCGGAGGTCGCGCAGCCGAGGAGGTTGTCTTTGGCCGCATTTCAACAGGTGCATTGAATGATCTTGAAAAAGTTACACGTCAGGCTACGGCAATGGTTTCTTTCTTTGGTATGAGCCCTAAAATAGGAAACCTGAGCTACTATGATTCTACCGGACAGAGTGATTATACCTTTAGTAAGCCTTATAGCGAGATGACTGCCCAGGTCATTGATGAAGAGATAAAGAGAATCGTCGAGGAGCAGTACCAAAGGGCTAAGGATATTCTGACTGCCAATATGGAGAAGCTGAATCAGCTTGCAGGACTTCTGCTTGAAAAGGAAGTGATTTTTAGTGAAGATCTGGAGCATATCTTTGGTAAGCGCCAGGTTACCGGGCACGTAATAGACGAGGAAAACCATGAAGCTAAGGAGCATTCCGGAGGTAGCGAAGACAATGAGGACTCTGTCACTCAGTCCGCAGATAATGTGTAG
- a CDS encoding phosphatidate cytidylyltransferase, whose translation MSNFFKRLITGTVFVTVIVAGILWSQYSYFLVFLTAVLLGILEFSGILKSGRMNVDRTLALLTGLFWYACTFLILAGKINAVWLSLIIPMSLLVFVVELYRKSDTPLQNIAATLLVPLYIALPFSALHYLVFFTGEYVSSLLLGFFVLVWSNDTGAYLVGVTLGKHKLFPGISPKKSWEGFVGGVIFAQLAAYFISMTGAAPDLIHWMAIALIVSVVGTYGDLVESMIKRSFDLKDSGNILPGHGGILDRFDAVLFAAPMICVYLMLLL comes from the coding sequence GTGAGCAATTTCTTTAAGCGCCTGATAACAGGGACTGTCTTCGTAACGGTCATTGTTGCAGGTATTTTGTGGAGCCAATATTCATACTTCCTTGTATTTCTGACTGCTGTGCTGCTGGGAATACTTGAGTTTTCGGGAATCTTGAAGTCAGGTAGGATGAATGTTGATCGTACTCTGGCTTTGTTGACAGGTTTATTTTGGTACGCATGTACCTTCCTGATTCTGGCCGGGAAGATTAATGCCGTCTGGCTTTCGTTGATTATTCCAATGAGCTTGCTTGTTTTTGTTGTCGAACTATACAGGAAGTCTGACACCCCACTTCAGAACATTGCTGCCACCCTTTTGGTGCCTTTGTATATAGCCCTGCCCTTTTCTGCATTGCACTACCTGGTGTTTTTCACAGGGGAGTATGTATCCTCGCTATTGCTGGGCTTCTTTGTCCTGGTATGGTCGAATGATACAGGTGCATATCTGGTGGGAGTCACCCTTGGAAAGCACAAACTTTTTCCTGGAATCTCTCCCAAGAAGAGTTGGGAAGGGTTTGTTGGCGGTGTTATATTTGCCCAACTGGCAGCCTATTTTATTTCAATGACAGGTGCGGCTCCCGATTTGATACACTGGATGGCTATTGCGCTTATAGTATCAGTGGTTGGTACATATGGCGATCTGGTTGAATCTATGATTAAGAGGAGCTTTGATCTGAAGGACTCAGGTAATATTCTGCCGGGACACGGAGGCATTCTGGATCGTTTTGATGCAGTGCTTTTTGCAGCCCCAATGATTTGTGTATATTTGATGTTGTTGCTATAG
- a CDS encoding phosphatidylserine decarboxylase family protein, which produces MTIHKEGFKIIGVTFVALILVNFFLRNCPSALPWSVGISTLLLLAVVNFFRSPVREGFLHGNAIIAPADGKVVVIEEVEENEFLKGKAVQVSIFMSIFDVHINWYPLSGAIRYFKHHSGRFMAAHLPKASTENERTTVAIEHENGSVIVVRQIAGAVARRIVCYAKDADKAVQGEQMGFIKFGSRVDIYLPVGSRIDVKRGQIVRGRQTIIGWLE; this is translated from the coding sequence ATGACCATCCACAAAGAAGGATTTAAGATCATCGGAGTAACTTTTGTTGCATTAATTCTGGTGAATTTTTTTCTCAGGAACTGCCCATCTGCTCTGCCATGGAGTGTGGGTATTTCTACGCTGCTGTTGCTTGCAGTTGTGAATTTCTTCCGTAGTCCCGTCAGGGAGGGTTTCTTGCATGGCAATGCAATAATTGCTCCTGCGGATGGTAAGGTAGTAGTCATTGAAGAAGTTGAGGAGAATGAATTCCTGAAAGGCAAAGCTGTTCAGGTTTCAATTTTTATGAGCATCTTCGATGTACATATCAACTGGTATCCTCTTTCAGGTGCTATCAGATACTTCAAACACCATAGTGGTCGCTTTATGGCTGCTCACCTGCCCAAGGCTTCAACTGAAAACGAACGTACTACTGTCGCCATAGAGCATGAAAACGGTAGCGTAATAGTTGTGCGCCAGATTGCCGGAGCAGTTGCCCGCAGAATTGTGTGCTATGCAAAAGATGCCGACAAAGCCGTTCAGGGTGAGCAAATGGGCTTTATTAAGTTTGGCTCAAGAGTTGACATCTATCTCCCTGTTGGTTCAAGGATAGATGTTAAACGGGGACAGATAGTAAGAGGAAGGCAGACCATCATAGGATGGTTGGAATAG
- a CDS encoding ligand-binding sensor domain-containing protein, with the protein MIKASGSFRVILSVLMLATSCFGISAQTFRFRNYDSNMGLPQNFIYCLEQDNNGFLWIGTGEGLVRYDGLKFTSYSTQDSLAGDFIMSLKVNEDGTLWIGHNNGDLSFYRDGEFTPIRLEETNSPVRALNFDRQGNIWFAVQNSGFGKIDKYLNVTTWFDTGSLGHTLFYSIYPLGDNSVLLGTSDGLIKVTGGNDGKVKSLEKYTEIPSTTITSIKPRKGIQNEFWITTEDEGFFRFALNESSAVRIVDKSLCMQFELEYENIQDIEEEDEGHILLATWGNGVIKLFYDIRAREFTDSFNFSVSNGMSNNFVRDILADSEDNYWFATYGGGVSSLVDESMVFYDLSVIGFQNNKARSVMNSNNRLWIGLENGLIVADPYCFTDFEFYDSALGIPQDAVIGFYEDESKTVWAATENNGLFYKMEDSRVFKPYYYTDSRTERKINDIKGRGNSIYLATVGGVFRLDVVTGAKLHLTTENGLPHNNINFIYLNGEDIWIGPKNSGICRIESKNIEVHRISDSPVDVFDMTIDSLGNIWLASQGRGVINYREDSLAYFDVNSGLAKNFTYNVVTDIYNRLWVTHFPGLSSVDPQSGKVRVFGYEQNMGVDFYYATVAKDQTLWFASSQGVINYFPAKDVVNKVAPHINFTSIKVSGQEHKATKVLNLPYPYKKKYTFRFDFIGISYKDPKNVTYQYRLTRNGDNDDEWLDLGTTSFREYDFLPNGNYQLQIRSFNADGVYNKEPLTISINIEPPIWKKLWFYIAIIALIVYSVYLIIQIRERNLIKQKEALQREVHNQTILLREQKAEIERKNRDITDSINYAKRIQSSILPQSDLLAKAFKEYFIYFVPRDIVSGDFYWFSNLKGKFIITVADCTGHGVPGAFMSMIGTTLLNDIVKQQEINSPADILKRLDTEIKILLQKNEPEHTRDGMDISIVEIDTKTRKVRLASAKRPVYLFINGELNVYKGIRRSVGDSIIEDESEFVNIEYDMNENDALYLFSDGYADQFGGPEGKKYMSANIRKLLLDIYKKPMREQEELIHTTFQQWKGNEEQVDDVVFLGIRL; encoded by the coding sequence TTGGATTGGTACGGGAGAAGGACTGGTGCGTTACGATGGTCTTAAGTTTACCTCATACTCCACTCAGGATTCTCTGGCCGGTGACTTTATAATGTCTCTCAAGGTAAATGAAGACGGAACTCTGTGGATAGGGCATAATAACGGCGACCTAAGCTTTTATCGTGATGGAGAATTCACACCGATACGACTGGAGGAAACAAACAGTCCGGTACGAGCACTCAACTTCGACAGACAGGGCAATATCTGGTTTGCTGTACAAAACTCAGGCTTCGGAAAGATTGACAAGTACCTGAATGTTACTACCTGGTTTGATACCGGCAGCTTGGGACATACTCTGTTTTACTCTATTTATCCTCTTGGTGACAACTCTGTGCTACTGGGCACCTCTGACGGACTAATCAAGGTGACGGGTGGAAACGATGGCAAGGTTAAGAGTCTGGAGAAATACACAGAGATCCCCAGTACAACTATCACATCCATCAAGCCGCGTAAAGGGATACAGAATGAATTCTGGATCACTACCGAAGATGAAGGATTCTTTCGTTTTGCTCTCAATGAATCATCTGCCGTTCGCATAGTTGACAAATCCCTATGTATGCAGTTCGAACTTGAATACGAGAATATTCAGGATATCGAAGAGGAGGATGAAGGACACATATTGCTTGCCACATGGGGTAATGGCGTGATAAAGCTCTTTTATGACATACGGGCAAGAGAGTTTACTGATTCCTTCAACTTCTCAGTAAGCAATGGGATGAGTAATAATTTCGTCAGGGACATACTGGCAGATTCGGAAGACAACTACTGGTTTGCTACATACGGAGGAGGCGTTTCATCACTTGTGGATGAGAGTATGGTCTTTTACGACCTGTCTGTGATAGGATTCCAGAATAATAAGGCAAGGTCTGTAATGAATAGCAACAATAGACTATGGATAGGACTTGAAAACGGACTTATTGTAGCTGATCCCTACTGTTTCACAGACTTTGAGTTTTATGACAGTGCCTTAGGTATCCCTCAGGATGCAGTGATTGGATTCTATGAAGATGAAAGCAAAACTGTATGGGCAGCCACAGAGAACAATGGACTTTTCTATAAAATGGAAGATAGTCGGGTATTCAAACCATACTATTACACAGACTCACGTACTGAGAGGAAGATCAACGATATAAAAGGTAGAGGTAATTCAATATATCTGGCAACTGTAGGGGGGGTCTTCAGACTTGATGTAGTGACTGGAGCAAAGTTGCATCTCACAACAGAGAACGGTCTGCCGCACAATAATATCAACTTTATTTACCTGAATGGGGAAGATATCTGGATTGGCCCAAAAAACAGTGGTATATGCCGTATAGAGTCCAAGAATATTGAGGTGCACCGCATCAGCGACAGTCCGGTTGATGTATTTGACATGACCATTGACAGTCTTGGAAATATATGGTTGGCTTCACAAGGAAGAGGAGTAATCAACTACAGAGAGGACTCGCTGGCTTATTTTGATGTAAACAGCGGACTGGCCAAGAATTTCACCTACAATGTTGTAACTGATATATACAATCGTCTGTGGGTTACCCACTTCCCTGGCCTTAGTTCGGTAGACCCCCAAAGCGGCAAGGTAAGAGTCTTCGGTTATGAGCAGAATATGGGAGTGGATTTCTATTATGCTACCGTAGCCAAAGACCAGACTCTATGGTTTGCATCCAGCCAGGGTGTTATCAATTACTTCCCTGCCAAGGACGTTGTCAACAAAGTCGCACCTCACATTAATTTCACCTCTATAAAGGTATCAGGTCAAGAGCATAAGGCTACCAAGGTTCTCAACCTGCCCTATCCATACAAGAAGAAATATACATTCCGCTTCGATTTCATTGGTATTAGTTACAAAGATCCCAAGAATGTGACCTACCAATACAGACTCACACGTAACGGAGACAATGATGATGAATGGCTTGATCTGGGGACCACTTCATTCAGGGAATATGACTTCCTGCCCAACGGCAACTATCAACTGCAAATCAGGTCATTTAATGCAGACGGAGTATATAATAAGGAACCTCTGACTATAAGTATAAATATCGAACCCCCAATTTGGAAGAAACTTTGGTTCTATATTGCAATAATAGCATTGATAGTATATTCAGTGTATCTGATAATCCAGATCAGGGAAAGGAATCTTATCAAGCAGAAAGAAGCCCTGCAAAGAGAGGTACACAACCAGACTATCTTACTGCGTGAACAGAAGGCTGAGATTGAGCGCAAAAACAGGGATATCACAGACAGCATCAACTATGCAAAGAGGATACAGTCATCCATACTACCTCAATCAGATCTGCTTGCCAAGGCCTTCAAGGAGTATTTTATATACTTTGTTCCCCGTGATATAGTAAGTGGTGACTTTTACTGGTTCAGCAACCTTAAAGGCAAATTTATTATCACTGTAGCCGACTGTACAGGTCACGGTGTGCCGGGAGCCTTCATGTCTATGATTGGAACCACACTGCTCAATGATATAGTCAAGCAGCAGGAGATTAACTCCCCTGCCGACATCCTTAAACGACTGGATACCGAGATCAAGATTCTGCTTCAGAAGAACGAACCGGAGCATACACGTGACGGTATGGATATTTCAATTGTTGAGATTGACACCAAGACAAGAAAGGTAAGACTGGCATCTGCCAAGAGACCCGTCTATCTCTTCATCAACGGCGAACTGAATGTGTACAAGGGTATCAGACGTAGTGTCGGCGACAGCATCATAGAGGATGAAAGCGAGTTTGTCAACATCGAGTATGACATGAATGAGAATGATGCACTCTATCTGTTCTCTGACGGCTACGCAGACCAGTTTGGTGGCCCCGAAGGTAAAAAGTATATGTCGGCCAATATCAGGAAACTCCTGCTTGACATATACAAGAAACCAATGCGAGAACAGGAAGAACTGATCCATACCACCTTCCAACAATGGAAGGGCAATGAAGAACAGGTAGATGATGTGGTATTCTTAGGAATCAGGTTGTGA